The stretch of DNA TGGGTGCGGGGGTCGTGCTGCGGGTGGTGCGGGTCGTGCTGGTCGTGCTGGTCAGCGGCCTGCGGGGCCAGGGACGGGGCGAGCGTACTGAGGCTCTTCGAGGGTGTGCAATGCGGTGATGGAGACCGAGTCCCGCTGGTCCACTGTCGAGACCGCGCCGAGGCGCCGTACCGACTCGTTGACCCCGCCGGGGATGTCCATGGCGGAGGCCATGGTGGCGCTGCCGCCGATCGCCGTGATGACGTAGGGCGACTTCACGGGCACGCCGCTGACCTCGATGCCGTCCGGGGTGTCCGTGAAGTAGGTGCTGGCCACAGCACGGACCGAGCCGATCTGCACGGCCTCGGCGCCGGCGTCGCGCAGCTCCTGGAGGGCGTCGAGCAGCAGGGCGCTGGTGACCTTGCCCGCCGGGTCGTCGATGGTGAGCACGATGCCCGGACCCTCGGCGGGGGCGCTGCCCGAGAGGATGCCGAGGGTGTCGACCCGACCCTGGGCCGCCCTGAGTGCCTCGGCGCTGTTGTCCGCGCCGCTGGCCAGCCGGTCGCGGGTCAGCTCGAGTGCCCGGGCGTCGTTGCCCAGCCGGGCCGCGTCCTGCGTGACGTCGTCGAGGATGCGCACGAGCTCGTCCTCGCGCAGCTGTTCCAGCCCCTGCTCCTGGGTCTGCTGCACCTGGGTGGCCAGGGCGAACCCCAGCACGATGGCCAGCAGGGCGGCGAAGAGGTTGGCCCGGGTGGCTCGGGGGCGGGCCATCCGGAACATGGCCCGCCAGGAGCCCTGCGGGCGGGGCTCGTCGCCGGGCGGTGTCGGCACCTCAGCGGCCTCGGTGGACTGAGTGGGCTGGGTGGGCTGGGTGGGCTCGGTCGGGTCGCTCATGCGTGGAACAGGTGTCGGCGGATCGAGGCGACGTTGGAGAAGATCCGGACGCCGAGGACGACCACG from Knoellia sp. p5-6-4 encodes:
- a CDS encoding DUF881 domain-containing protein; its protein translation is MSDPTEPTQPTQPTQSTEAAEVPTPPGDEPRPQGSWRAMFRMARPRATRANLFAALLAIVLGFALATQVQQTQEQGLEQLREDELVRILDDVTQDAARLGNDARALELTRDRLASGADNSAEALRAAQGRVDTLGILSGSAPAEGPGIVLTIDDPAGKVTSALLLDALQELRDAGAEAVQIGSVRAVASTYFTDTPDGIEVSGVPVKSPYVITAIGGSATMASAMDIPGGVNESVRRLGAVSTVDQRDSVSITALHTLEEPQYARPVPGPAGR